One stretch of Miscanthus floridulus cultivar M001 chromosome 18, ASM1932011v1, whole genome shotgun sequence DNA includes these proteins:
- the LOC136522710 gene encoding uncharacterized protein has translation MASGGGYYSPYYQPAAPYYYNYNYPQQRVRGGGGQSSSVYAFILLVTVSFIAATTLYTWCESAMESLVDQLRRLLILSPLIVIIAVQLWVSTGGGGDGVMSLLAEMVTGDKYGCAGGAGSSSPWGVALALVLVLFLVSLFGQTGDRYGAGGAAGSSSLWGVALVLLLFFVSLFGR, from the coding sequence atggcgagcggcggcggctacTACTCGCCGTACTACCAGCCGGCAGCGCCGtactactacaactacaactACCCGCAGCAGCGagtacgcggcggcggcgggcagtcGTCGTCGGTGTACGCCTTCATCCTCCTCGTCACGGTCTCCTTCATCGCGGCCACCACGCTCTACACGTGGTGCGAGTCGGCGATGGAGAGCCTGGTCGACCAGCTCCGGCGCCTCCTCATCCTGTCCCCGCTGATAGTCATCATCGCGGTGCAGCTCTGGGTGTCGACCGGCGGCGGAGGGGACGGCGtcatgagcctcctcgcggagatgGTGACGGGGGACAAGTACGGCTGCGCCGGCGGCGCAGGGTCGTCGTCGCCGTGGGGCGTGGCGCTGGCGCTCGTGCTCGTGCTCTTCTTGGTCTCACTATTTGGACAGACGGGGGACAGGTACGGCGCCGGCGGCGCAGCAGGGTCGTCGTCGCTGTGGGGCGTGGCGCTCGTGCTCTTGCTCTTCTTCGTTTCACTATTTGGACGGTGA